One Ostrea edulis chromosome 6, xbOstEdul1.1, whole genome shotgun sequence genomic window, tatatctGATGatcttgttacatgtatttatattcgataatcttgtttatatttgatgatcttgttatttatattcgataatcttgttatatTTGTGGTTGATAATCTTGAAGTTCATAATTCTATGATTTTTACGTACACAGGAGGGCAATAGACTGTGAAAGAGAGATTTGTCGTGTTAAGTTTCATTGCTAAAGCTCAAATAGTGTAGGAGATCCTTACAAACCACTGTACGTGTTACAGACGGAAGGACCCAAAATTGATATATTCCTCTTTCGGTAACGTGGCTTGTTACAAACATTAgaacttttaaaatgtttttatcattttagaGAGTGTTggggaattaaaaaaaacccagaacaAAACACATGTACCAaggtcatatacatgtaaaacccattcGACATTCCACAATTATATCAGTCCATTCGTTTCACATTGTTTTGCATTGTTGgggtttttcttcttcagttgACTATGGAGTTTACCAACTGTCTGTTTAACCAAGCAGATGAGGTAAGTCTTCCGGAGTTTTACCAAAAATACCGGAAGAGCTTACCAATGCTGGTGGTAGTGGTAGGGGGACACAATGGATCGAGCGACTTTGACGATACCCCGAGTGACACCGTAAGTttaatctatatacatgtaatagtatcGGTAAGCCCCAAATGTCAACCTCAAGTCTGAACAATTctatcaatacatgtaaatatgccTATATTATTTCGGTACCCTAAATGGTTGAACATCGGTCGGTAATTCAAAGATGatgaataatttctttaaaatggaAGGCTATAaagtttcctatatattttaagATTAGAATAGTTGATAAAAGTGTTCATTGTGCAGTGTAAATGCCCAATGGCCGGAAACTGGGTGATTGCAGTTTGACATTCGTactgaaatttgattttttaaaatattttcaagatttcgatgttccatttttaaacaatggtattaaaacatttacattgtatacGTTTTGACAATGGGTCAAagaaatgtattttcatttcatttgggAAGCAACTCTGTACTGTACAATCTTATTTTTCAAATCCTCTGCAGATTATCCGATACGGCAAATTCCACGGTGTCAAAAGAGGCCTAGCACAAGATCCCAAGACTAAAACCAATTACATTAGCATTCCCGTTAAGTCCAAGCATAAATTCAACGTCATCAGATCACACTGCAGCAAGAAAGGTAAttgatataacaaattcatCTTTAAATGAgtattacaaaaacaaaatagtcCCAGGACAAGGGATGACTAAACCAGGTAAACAAAGAATATAACATCAGGCTTCACAAAACAACAAAGAATATAACATCAGGCTTCACAAAACAACAAAGAATATAACATCAGGCTtcacaaaacaacaaacaatgtGACATTAGGCTTCACAAAACAACAAAGAATATAACATCAGGCTTCACAAAACAACAAAGAATATAACATCAGGCttcattaaacaacaaacaatgtGGCATTAGGCTTCACAAAATAACAAAGAATATGATATTAGGCttcattaaacaacaaacaatgtGATATTAGGCTtcacaaaacaacaaacaatgtGACATTAGGCTTCATTAAATAACAAACAATCTGGCATTAGGCTTCATTAAATAACAAACAATGTGGCATTAGGCTTCACAAAATAGAAGACAAATCGTGTAGAGTTAAGCTGCACAGAACAACAGACAAATAAGAAATGTAGCATTAGTCTTCACAAAACAACAAAGAATATATGGACTTAGGTTTCTAAGGACAAACAAAGAATATAACGTTGGGATTCACATAACAAGACAAGCATTTTTTGTATTAGGCTTCACAAACAAGAAATATGGTATTTTAAAATtagtctttacaaaataacatacaaacaaggaatttgacttttaaaaaaacaaggTATGTGACAATAGGCTTCACTCAACGAATTCGATATTTAGGCGGTGGCCGTTTTACAATCTcccttttaaaaatgtttgtacaCATGTTTCAATTatgataattaaattttatagtATTTCCTCCATATCAAAACCGGAAGTTTCGAGATGCGTTATAATTGTTTAACGATTTCTCTGTCAACATTTCCCTCTCGAATGTTAATACTTTCAGCTGATCGTACTCTGGATGAAATTTTGGATAGTAACCCATTACCTGTCCTGGTACAGTTCTCAGAGGATCAGGAAATTCCCCCGGAGGGGAGGAACCGGGAAGGAAAGCCATTCCAGTTCCTTATTACGCATATTTATGAAGAGATATTTATACAAGGAAATTTTATCACGGATGGTAAATCATCATTCCTCCAAATTTTGATTCGTTATCAGCATTGTACTATTAAAAGCCAGAGAAGGTAAAAACTTATTGATattcagctcacctgagctgaaattATTCTAACTATATATTGTCCGTCTATCTGTCCCTGtgaacattttcgacttctcaaGAACGCTTGGCCAATTTTACTGTGCATTTCCAATAAATGTGAACGactcagcttctcaagttcGTTTTCCGTCCCAGATAGTTGATATCATACCCCCTCCCATACCTATTGATACTGCGATGGATTATAAGTATAGCACGCCGTTTTTCCCccatttattcctctttaaaagataaaatttataaggtatatcataaaagttatatcttctaaagcTTACGATatatcttgtatcttttataagatatcttatatttttttctttataagatatcccattacttatatacatgtagtatataagataaactttacaagacattttattaacataATCTCAAATCCccgttgtcaaatcaaaaccgatattgaatctcacgctacgtacggtgcaacttacattgaaatcaaataaaCACGGGAATACACCTATTTTCCGTTCAGGGAGAAGTGAAACTTAACACTTGTTAAGCACAAGGtaatataatgccaaatacttgggaacgcctacctataatttaaccgaccaatcaaaagcgctctttaaaatcactcggggactTTCCTATGAACTATTTGGAGCACGTCATATACTTGCCAATAGGTTTCGTTCACACTTACTCTAAATCCACAATAATCAAACTTGGAGCAAATAATCCTTCGGTAAACGGGGTTAAATTTTGTTCAAAGGAAGGGTCATGcgcccttcaaaggggagataacctagaaaatacaaaattaaagtgGGTCATTTAAGTCTTCTCAATAAcaacttggccagaaaagttgaaacttacatgaaatatttttgacagtgcagattcaagtttgttcaaatcgtggCCTCAGGAGGTCCCCTATTCTGACCCCACCATACCTCCTGAGGccacgatttgaacaaacaccccccccccccccccgatactAAAGTGGGAGGGGGACATGCGGGTTTCGTCCTCTCTGCCGATCTTGCTCATAACTGTTGAATGATGCGTGAtggggctctcatatttcaccTGTGTATTGATTGTTATAAGACCTTTGTTCCGGTACCAACATTTTCACCTtgtgacgttgaccttggagtttgccCTGCTTTTAAGAACACCTAATCTAGACAATATATCCTGATCTATCGAAGGTaaggctttgatattttgtatatagatttcttgtggcaagaccttacaTTTCGTTCCATGACCTCTGAATTTGACCATGAAGTTggacccaaatttcaaaactttaaccttgctcattaCTTTGGAATTGATATATCTTTCATGTTTTATGTatacattccttgtgacaatctTTTCTTTcggtaccaaagtttttgaccatgtgactttgacctacttttaagaacaCTTAACTTAGGCAATACAATGAATCCCCGTGCACtgtttaagatagagctttAGTATTTTATATGTAGATTCCTTAATACAAGACCTTCAATTTCATACCATTACCGTTGACCTTGTATCACGGTATTGCTGTGATCTTTGGAGctagttggggccacaatatggggatcttttttctctctcactggaataaagatacatgtaggtgaacgatgtggtccatgggcctcttgtttctaatattactttatacatgtaattcattttgaaaattacaccTCTATTCAAAATTCAACTAAAAATCCCACCTCAGTACCTAATGGGAAAGCATTTCCTTCTTTAGGCAAGATCACTAAACATCCGTCAAGTTTTAGCCTTTGTCCACTCATCACTGTGGCCCCTGTCAAAGGTTTTACTGACCGCACACAGAAGGAGTTCGACAAGTATCTGAAGAAGCTGGAGACTTACGTCAACAAAAACACGGTTTTCTCCGAAAGCCAATGCAACTTGGGTAATTGTTTTATTCAGTACTTTTCTGGAATTGGATAATTTTATGAGAGTACACGTAGGTTCCCGATCATTTGTATTAATTGAAAATGGTGCTGCCTTTAATGTTGATTTTGTCACAGCCATCAAGGTGCTAAAACCAGATGCAGATGAATTAAAAGAGGTTCTTCATTCGACGAAAACCGAGGACACGACAAGCCAGCCTCCTCCTCCGCCGCCTGTTAGAGGGAAATCGCTCAGGGAATCGGGAAACACCaacgatgatgatgatggtgaagAATATGTGTTCATGGAACAACCAGTGGAGGATATCGATACTTACCAGGTGGCATCAGACGAAACGCCTAATTATGTCAATGATAAACTATGTCAAGTGAAACCACTTTCCTTTACCAAGGAAGACGGTGATAACTCGGAAGGTGAATTATATGAACCTATGGAGGAACTGGTTGAAAGTGTATCAAGTCCAACTGGGGTCCACAAACCAGAGATTACTACTCCACCTAGACCAGCCGCAAAGACGAATGTACCTTCACTTCAAAACTCATCCCAAACCACAAAGGTACCAGCGCCGCTTCCCCGTGAAAAGAAACACTCAGCCTCCATTTCCAATGAAGATTGTCAAAAACCCTCCGTGGAAAAAAGCACAGGTTCGAAGATTAAGGAAAAGAGCTCTTTTGATATTGCAGAAAAAAGTATACAAGACATTGTAGAGGTTTTATCTCTTTTGCGCCTACACAAATATGCTGCAAGGTTCAAAGAAGAAATGGTCGATGGGGAACTACTAGCAGAGCTTTCTGTTGAAGATTTGCAAAGCgagtttaaattttcaaaactggaAGCTATGCGTTTGTATAAGTATATTGAGAAAGGCCATATTCCAAAATAGTAAACAAGTTTCAATACGAGGTGTACCTGTTAACCTACAACAAGCAGTGATGAAACAAGCACTCAGAAAACTGGATCTTGCACAATAAATGTAACAAGTTAAAAAAAGAAAGCAGATCAAAACTGATCGAACTTATCTGTATGAATTAATGTAAATTGTCATAACTTTATAAAGTGAGACGGAGATATATTATGTGAATTCTTTTAACTTTTTATGGCCTATATTAAttgcatttcatttcattttttagaTGAAGCCACtgagtgatattacatgtaatcaataaataatcttgaaaaatacaaaattttgacTGACTACATGTGTCATACATATTTGTCGTGATGACGTCATTATTTTAAACTAATGATCCGTGAAACTGAGACTAACTGGCCTCGTATATGAAACAATAAcacgtggtttgcgacgatgggcCTCGTAGGGCGggtatatttctaaacatgtGATCATACCCTTTTACCCACTTAAAACATGCTATTCTTTTACTCTGTTGACTATTCAATAATGACGCCATTGAAAATATGTGATTTCCTAATTTGTTACACTTTGAGCAAATGATGGTATTTCATGTCGGATTTTGGCCAAGAAAATcaaattcatgtacatgtgatCAGATACTGTTTACAGATATATACTGCGAAAATTATAAAGTTGCTGAATACGTGAAAATAGTGTCAGATAATGTCAACTGTCTATCaatgtacataatatattaCGAGGAGGCTACAattccttaggatctccgtaatggtccaaatgcgggagtgattcactcccgcaacatttgcgctcattctaaacatttcctgactttctttacgtaaataaaatgatattctatgtttcttagccaatatataaatttacaacctgcaacttaagatttgtgaggctttattctaccgttttcaacaatttcgataaattccaatttctccattcatatttgtgcgccatgtttgatgtactgaagtttcaacttccgattgtcaagtcatttgcatatgccatataaggtagtatttacatcaatggacaagtatggaggcgaaagctatttcgtcggtattgaaaaggtttgaatttaatatcaagttaaaaaccgaacagcagagtataaattctttctgcaacaatatgattttcctttctttgtcgaagtggctcgagtaactacattttcgcgctgattgtcaatgtttaggtttttcattagatccacctacgagatctcgcgataacaagcatggcggagcagacgaagaattttgcatgctgtacattatatttaatgaaaaacacctttattagacatgcccgagcacaaagttggcactccttttggtgtaaacaataTTTGGGACTAtaacacagagtttattatcggttattcataaaattattttgcaccattacggaaatcctatggaattgtagccctatcctaaaaacgtcagaataaaaaaaaaattggatagggctacattattgcagctagtattAGTAATGTACCGAAGAGTCCTTTAAAGAAACCTTTATCCTTCtacattattaatatatagagaaaatgttATATGTTGGATAAAgtcctcaaactgtccattctgtgagaaaaAACTTCGGGCCTCAcgcagttctttctctcacagagtGGACAGTTTGAGGACTTTATCCTTTACAGAAAGGTGAATTTATATGACTGATTTAGAAGGATGGGTGCACCAGAGATTGTCTGGTAGTTCAgcaataaaacatccaatggGTCGCGGGAGAGAACTTCGAGTTTAAGTCTGATCGATTGTTACAAATTTAAACCATGTATACATGCTAGATTTTTCATACTATACtgtaattagatattttaaCCAAACAAATTTACTCATGAGTGTGTCTTATTCTGTCCTTGACTCGAAaaagtgatctatctcataactcctaaaaagaatacaaaattgaaaggagagcccctgggtataccagaggtggaatcgggtgtctaggaggagtaagcatcccctgttgaccagtcacatccgccgtgagccctatatcttgatcaggtacacggGGTAATCCGCATGTAGTGAAATCAAGCATGTTGCAACATCTGGAAGGTTGTATAATGTCGAAGAAAGAGTCAATAGGTTTTTTTTGTTAAGTTCGTAAATCCGTCACACCGAAGTTCAGCTTGGCACGCCAACAGGTACCAAGCACAACACCCCACAGGATTATTAGGGCCCCGCCAACAGGTACCAAACACCCCACCCCACAGGATTATTAGGGCCCCGCCAACAGGTACCAAGCACAACAACCCACAGGATTATTAAGACTCCGCCAACAGGTACCAAACACAACCCACAGTGTTATTAGGATCCCGCCACGATATTGTCTCCCTGCAGCTACCGCATTGAAAAGGGGTATAGCGCACTTGGaatgcaatttcgcctacataaatacctttttcttaaatatcatttttacaaatattctgctatacaatgtcagtttatacttgtgtgtacccaaattacttaacaaagatatctatatgttgatagtatctttatttgataagcataaacatcaccgtgattatatagtagatgtaacataatgggcataaaaatttgcaaactgttgcaaaaggccaccctaaaccagaaataaaacactgaaattgttttacttgagtatgactgtacataagttcgtttgaggaaatttggtttaaggtgaccctcttgttgaaaatggataaaatatatatttaaaaaatcgttctcaaaatttacctcgAGATTTAACAGCCTGTCAAACATTAAACTTACatgcctgggtggcctagtggtttaggtgctcggtaatcttacaATTAAACTATACATCATTCCGAGTTAAAGTCCaatatttttccttttcattttttgggggTTGTTTCCTTgagggggcggggggggggggggtttaaatgtgatacatatattataacaaatattagtaattttcatcataacttctattatttgcaagttacgacttcaagggaatttattccgagatcactgtagttccgtttgtttacactaacatgttcctgtgtgcacaggattttcaaaccgtaatgtggctgacaAAAATCTAAACAAATATTACAAGAAAAAGGACACGATtctgtaataagtaaaaataggccaagggaggaaaagaactgcTATAcggtttgacttctcaaaagtaaatataaaaactcatgtagcaactgtcatatgatatttaggcaaagctaaacactcgaattatcaaccaaaggcaaatgaactgatgacatTTATTAAAGGCGCTGCGCatgcagtcatgtcagaaaaagacaaTGAGTTAAGcaatgccatatgtaaaagggttgttgtgtaatatgaatgcacctatgaaaatattgtactgttcatgattccaaataggaaaatggtttattaattaaagaacgactcatataaatgtcagtaatgctaaactgcggcatttatcttggttaacgaaacatcaaaaacgttggccttatatttaaatatgacacgccagtctattattggaaaccggtgttttccatttaaattTCTGAATCGGCCATttcgtcagcaaatgcgctatacctctttatACATGAACTTATATCAATGAGTTACACTTTGTT contains:
- the LOC125648262 gene encoding uncharacterized protein LOC125648262, whose amino-acid sequence is MEFTNCLFNQADEVSLPEFYQKYRKSLPMLVVVVGGHNGSSDFDDTPSDTIIRYGKFHGVKRGLAQDPKTKTNYISIPVKSKHKFNVIRSHCSKKADRTLDEILDSNPLPVLVQFSEDQEIPPEGRNREGKPFQFLITHIYEEIFIQGNFITDGKITKHPSSFSLCPLITVAPVKGFTDRTQKEFDKYLKKLETYVNKNTVFSESQCNLAIKVLKPDADELKEVLHSTKTEDTTSQPPPPPPVRGKSLRESGNTNDDDDGEEYVFMEQPVEDIDTYQVASDETPNYVNDKLCQVKPLSFTKEDGDNSEGELYEPMEELVESVSSPTGVHKPEITTPPRPAAKTNVPSLQNSSQTTKVPAPLPREKKHSASISNEDCQKPSVEKSTGSKIKEKSSFDIAEKSIQDIVEVLSLLRLHKYAARFKEEMVDGELLAELSVEDLQSEFKFSKLEAMRLYKYIEKGHIPK